The Lepidochelys kempii isolate rLepKem1 chromosome 5, rLepKem1.hap2, whole genome shotgun sequence genome window below encodes:
- the AK6 gene encoding adenylate kinase isoenzyme 6 isoform X4 produces the protein MRRPNILLTGELYEGFDEEYECPILDEDRVIDELEDKMNEGGVIVDYHGCDFFPERWFHIVFVLRTENSFLYDRLESRGYKGKKLQDNIQCEIFQTIYEEAMSSYKEEIVHQLPSNTPEDLERNLDQIIQWIEQWMKDNN, from the exons ATGCGGCGGCCCAACATCCTGCTCACGG GGGAATTATATGAAGGCTTTGATGAGGAATATGAATGCCCAATTTTGGATGAAGACCGA GTAATTGATGAACTAGAAGACAAAATGAATGAAGGTGGAGTTATTGTTGATTATCATGGCTGTGACTTCTTCCCAGAACGCTGGTTTCATATAGTATTTGTACTTCGCACTGAAAACTCATTTCTGTACGACAGACTTGAAAGCAG AGGGTACAAAGGGAAAAAACTACAGGACAACATTCAATGTGAGATTTTTCAGACTATTTATGAAGAGGCAATGTCATCTTATAAGGAAGAAATTGTACACCAGTTGCCTAGTAACACGCCAGAGGACCTGGAGCGGAATTTAGATCAGATTATACAGTGGATTGAGCAGTGGATGAAAGACAACAACTGA
- the AK6 gene encoding adenylate kinase isoenzyme 6 isoform X3, whose translation MRRPNILLTGTPGVGKTTLGKELAGRVGATYVNVGDLAKEGELYEGFDEEYECPILDEDRVIDELEDKMNEGGVIVDYHGCDFFPERWFHIVFVLRTENSFLYDRLESRGYKGKKLQDNIQCEIFQTIYEEAMSSYKEEIVHQLPSNTPEDLERNLDQIIQWIEQWMKDNN comes from the exons ATGCGGCGGCCCAACATCCTGCTCACGG GTACTCCTGGTGTAGGGAAGACTACACTGGGCAAAGAGCTTGCAGGAAGAGTAGGGGCAACATATGTTAATGTGGGTGATTTGGCAAAAGAAG GGGAATTATATGAAGGCTTTGATGAGGAATATGAATGCCCAATTTTGGATGAAGACCGA GTAATTGATGAACTAGAAGACAAAATGAATGAAGGTGGAGTTATTGTTGATTATCATGGCTGTGACTTCTTCCCAGAACGCTGGTTTCATATAGTATTTGTACTTCGCACTGAAAACTCATTTCTGTACGACAGACTTGAAAGCAG AGGGTACAAAGGGAAAAAACTACAGGACAACATTCAATGTGAGATTTTTCAGACTATTTATGAAGAGGCAATGTCATCTTATAAGGAAGAAATTGTACACCAGTTGCCTAGTAACACGCCAGAGGACCTGGAGCGGAATTTAGATCAGATTATACAGTGGATTGAGCAGTGGATGAAAGACAACAACTGA
- the AK6 gene encoding adenylate kinase isoenzyme 6 isoform X1, producing the protein MYLFAKVLTLGMIQILYIYGIDLNNVSLYIIRFIGTPGVGKTTLGKELAGRVGATYVNVGDLAKEGELYEGFDEEYECPILDEDRVIDELEDKMNEGGVIVDYHGCDFFPERWFHIVFVLRTENSFLYDRLESRGYKGKKLQDNIQCEIFQTIYEEAMSSYKEEIVHQLPSNTPEDLERNLDQIIQWIEQWMKDNN; encoded by the exons ATGTATTTATTTGCTAAAGTACTTACGTTAGGTATGATACAAATACTTTATATTTATGGCATTGATTTAAATAATGTATCACTTTATATAATTCGTTTTATAGGTACTCCTGGTGTAGGGAAGACTACACTGGGCAAAGAGCTTGCAGGAAGAGTAGGGGCAACATATGTTAATGTGGGTGATTTGGCAAAAGAAG GGGAATTATATGAAGGCTTTGATGAGGAATATGAATGCCCAATTTTGGATGAAGACCGA GTAATTGATGAACTAGAAGACAAAATGAATGAAGGTGGAGTTATTGTTGATTATCATGGCTGTGACTTCTTCCCAGAACGCTGGTTTCATATAGTATTTGTACTTCGCACTGAAAACTCATTTCTGTACGACAGACTTGAAAGCAG AGGGTACAAAGGGAAAAAACTACAGGACAACATTCAATGTGAGATTTTTCAGACTATTTATGAAGAGGCAATGTCATCTTATAAGGAAGAAATTGTACACCAGTTGCCTAGTAACACGCCAGAGGACCTGGAGCGGAATTTAGATCAGATTATACAGTGGATTGAGCAGTGGATGAAAGACAACAACTGA
- the AK6 gene encoding adenylate kinase isoenzyme 6 isoform X2 encodes MTNEGTRYFQIWSGGQRVLSVCMIPLPVTDQGCKPSNSCKVRELYEGFDEEYECPILDEDRVIDELEDKMNEGGVIVDYHGCDFFPERWFHIVFVLRTENSFLYDRLESRGYKGKKLQDNIQCEIFQTIYEEAMSSYKEEIVHQLPSNTPEDLERNLDQIIQWIEQWMKDNN; translated from the exons atgaccaatgaggggacaagatactttcaaatctggagtgggggacaaagggttttgtcAGTCTGCATGATACCTTTGCCGgtaacagatcaaggatgcaagccttccaactcctgtaaagtta GGGAATTATATGAAGGCTTTGATGAGGAATATGAATGCCCAATTTTGGATGAAGACCGA GTAATTGATGAACTAGAAGACAAAATGAATGAAGGTGGAGTTATTGTTGATTATCATGGCTGTGACTTCTTCCCAGAACGCTGGTTTCATATAGTATTTGTACTTCGCACTGAAAACTCATTTCTGTACGACAGACTTGAAAGCAG AGGGTACAAAGGGAAAAAACTACAGGACAACATTCAATGTGAGATTTTTCAGACTATTTATGAAGAGGCAATGTCATCTTATAAGGAAGAAATTGTACACCAGTTGCCTAGTAACACGCCAGAGGACCTGGAGCGGAATTTAGATCAGATTATACAGTGGATTGAGCAGTGGATGAAAGACAACAACTGA